One Panicum virgatum strain AP13 chromosome 9K, P.virgatum_v5, whole genome shotgun sequence genomic region harbors:
- the LOC120646774 gene encoding branched-chain-amino-acid aminotransferase 3, chloroplastic-like yields the protein MALLPAAMRSILRARSTRVRRAARDLQAGGGGGGSSLLRRWQSSLPQLDHVDRSDDEIDWDNLGFGLTPTDYMYVMRSSPEDLGAFPRGELCRYGNIELSPSSGVLNYAQGLFEGMKAYRRPGRAGYTLFRPEENARRMQFGAERMCMPAPSVDQFVSAVKETVLANRRVPPQGKGGLYLRPLLMGSGPILGLAPAPEYTFLIYAAPVGNYFKEGLAPINLVVDDEFHRAMPGSTGGVKTIANYAPVLKAQMDAKSKGFTDVLYLDSVHKQYLEEVSSCNVFIVKGGVVATPATKGTILPGITRKSVIELARDRGYNYKVEERLVSIDDLIDADEVFCTGTAVVVAPVSTVTNKGRRHEFRTGPDTMSQELYTTLTSIQMGLAEDNKGWTVAVD from the exons ATGGCTCTCCTCCCTGCCGCCATGCGATCGATCCTCAGAGCTCGGAGTACCCGTGTTCGTCGCGCTGCTCGCGACTTGcaggccggaggaggcggcggcggctcgagcctCCTGCGCCGGTGGCAGTCGTCGTTGCCGCAGCTCGACCACGTCGACAG GTCCGACGACGAGATCGACTGGGACAACCTCGGCTTCGGCCTCACCCCGACCGACTACATGTACGTCATGCGGTCCTCGCCGGAGGACCTCGGCGCCTTCCCCCGCGGCGAGCTCTGCCGCTACGGCAACATCGAGCTCAGCCCATCCTCCGGCGTCCTCAACTACGCCCAG GGGCTGTTCGAGGGGATGAAGGCGTaccggcggccggggcgcgccggCTACACGCTGTTCCGGCCGGAGGAGAACGCGCGGCGGATGCAGTTCGGCGCCGAGCGGATGTGCATGCCGGCGCCGTCCGTGGACCAGTTCGTCAGCGCCGTCAAGGAGACCGTCCTCGCCAACAGGCGT GTGCCGCCGCAGGGAAAGGGGGGCCTGTACCTCCGGCCCCTGCTCATGGGGAGCGGCCCGATTCTGGGGCTGGCGCCGGCCCCCGAGTACACGTTCCTCATCTACGCCGCGCCCGTCGGAAACTACTTCAAG GAGGGCCTGGCGCCGATCAATCTCGTCGTCGACGACGAGTTCCACCGCGCCATGCCGGGCAGCACCGGCGGCGTCAAGACGATCGCCAACTACGCGCCG GTGCTCAAGGCACAGATGGACGCCAAGAGCAAGGGATTCACGGACGTGCTGTACCTCGACTCGGTGCACAAGCAGTACCTGGAGGAGGTCTCGTCGTGCAACGTGTTCATCGTCAAGGGCGGCGTCGTTGCCACGCCGGCCACCAAGGGCACCATCCTGCCGGGGATCACGCGCAAGAGCGTCATCGAGCTCGCCAGGGACCGCGGCTACAACTACAAG GTGGAGGAGCGGCTCGTCTCCATCGACGACCTGATCGACGCCGACGAGGTGTTCTGCACCGgcacggcggtggtggtggcgccggtgtcgacggtGACGAACAAGGGGCGGAG GCACGAGTTCAGGACCGGCCCGGACACAATGTCGCAGGAGCTGTACACGACTCTGACGTCCATCCAGATGGGCCTGGCCGAGGACAACAAGGGATGGACGGTGGCAGTAGATTAA